A portion of the Permianibacter fluminis genome contains these proteins:
- a CDS encoding ABC transporter permease subunit, whose product MNTRLLQRFAAHPAALPALFGLAVILLFALLGQALSPFNPVLADPHAQLLPPMWQPGGVSAHPLGTDDLGRDMLSRLLHGARLTMGSATLAMLLALAIGVVLGSIAALSRGLVELLLKRLMDVLLAFPSLLLAILLALVLGSGMTVSVIAVAVALVPHFFRASHDGLHEELGKDYVAAAKLDGAGATSLYLQTLLPNIAAPIVVRITLAFSTAVLDIAALGFLGLGAAAPIPEWGNLLASAHDFIQVAPWTVTLPGLAILLTVLCANLVGDALRDAVNPRGANP is encoded by the coding sequence ATGAACACGCGTTTGCTGCAACGGTTCGCGGCCCATCCCGCCGCATTGCCGGCGTTGTTTGGGCTGGCGGTGATTTTGCTGTTTGCCCTGCTTGGTCAGGCACTCAGCCCGTTCAACCCGGTGCTGGCCGATCCACACGCTCAATTGCTGCCGCCGATGTGGCAACCGGGCGGCGTCTCGGCGCATCCACTCGGCACCGACGATCTGGGCCGTGACATGTTGTCGCGCCTGCTGCACGGCGCGCGTCTGACCATGGGCTCGGCAACACTGGCGATGTTGCTGGCACTGGCCATTGGCGTGGTGCTGGGTTCGATTGCCGCGTTGTCACGCGGATTGGTCGAGCTGTTGCTGAAACGACTGATGGATGTGCTGCTGGCCTTTCCATCGCTGCTGCTGGCCATTCTGCTGGCGCTGGTGCTCGGCAGCGGCATGACCGTCAGCGTCATCGCGGTCGCCGTGGCGCTGGTGCCGCATTTCTTCCGCGCCAGTCATGACGGTCTGCACGAAGAGCTCGGCAAGGATTACGTCGCCGCTGCCAAACTCGACGGTGCCGGCGCCACCTCGCTGTACCTGCAAACGCTGTTGCCGAATATCGCGGCGCCCATTGTCGTTCGCATCACGCTGGCTTTTTCCACTGCGGTGCTCGACATTGCCGCGCTCGGCTTTCTTGGCCTTGGCGCAGCCGCGCCGATTCCGGAATGGGGCAATCTGCTGGCCTCGGCACACGATTTCATTCAGGTCGCGCCGTGGACGGTCACGCTGCCGGGGCTGGCCATTTTGCTGACCGTGTTGTGCGCCAATCTGGTTGGCGATGCCTTGCGTGACGCCGTCAATCCACGCGGAGCCAATCCATGA
- a CDS encoding ABC transporter ATP-binding protein, translated as MSLLRVENLSIEFPGLYGDIRVVDNFSLQMAPGEVHGLVGESGSGKSLAALAVLGLLDPVATRWRCDHLSLNDKDLLRVSAGERRRWQAKYASVIFQDAQSSLNPSFTIGAQLDEVIKLHHGGGRAERRERAADLLHQVGIHNIAPALASYPHQFSIGMNQRAMIALALACEPALLIADEPTTGLDVTIQAQLLELLLKLNAERGMGLLLITHDIALLARNVQRITVMYCGQVVESGDADDVFLQPLHPYTHSLLDSLPKLDQPHRRLVALRGAKPSMLNLPVGCYFGPRCPRAARECVHSVPMSDDAQHRYRCLFPLGASHDASDANKPGNKR; from the coding sequence ATGAGTCTGCTCAGGGTGGAAAATCTGTCCATTGAATTTCCGGGCTTGTATGGCGATATCCGGGTGGTGGACAACTTCTCGCTGCAAATGGCGCCGGGCGAAGTGCATGGCTTGGTCGGTGAATCCGGCTCGGGAAAAAGTTTGGCAGCGCTGGCCGTGCTCGGCCTGCTCGATCCGGTCGCGACCCGCTGGCGTTGCGATCACCTGAGTCTGAACGACAAGGATTTGCTGCGCGTTTCCGCCGGTGAACGCCGGCGCTGGCAAGCCAAATACGCGTCGGTGATTTTTCAGGATGCCCAGTCCAGTTTGAATCCGAGTTTCACCATCGGCGCCCAGCTCGATGAAGTCATCAAGCTGCACCACGGTGGCGGCCGGGCCGAACGGCGCGAACGCGCGGCCGATTTGCTGCATCAAGTCGGCATTCACAATATTGCGCCGGCACTGGCCAGTTATCCGCACCAGTTTTCCATCGGCATGAACCAGCGCGCAATGATCGCGCTAGCGCTGGCCTGCGAACCGGCGCTGCTCATTGCCGATGAGCCGACCACCGGGCTCGACGTCACCATTCAGGCGCAGCTGCTCGAACTGCTGCTGAAACTCAACGCTGAACGCGGCATGGGTCTGCTGCTGATCACCCACGACATTGCCCTGCTCGCCCGCAACGTCCAGCGCATCACCGTGATGTATTGCGGTCAGGTGGTCGAAAGCGGCGATGCCGACGATGTGTTTCTGCAACCGCTGCATCCGTACACTCACTCACTGCTCGACAGTCTGCCCAAACTCGATCAGCCGCATCGCCGACTGGTGGCTTTGCGCGGCGCCAAGCCAAGCATGCTGAACCTGCCGGTCGGTTGCTATTTTGGGCCTCGCTGCCCACGCGCCGCGCGCGAATGTGTGCACAGCGTACCGATGTCCGATGACGCCCAGCACCGTTACCGCTGCCTGTTCCCGCTCGGCGCCAGTCACGACGCGTCGGACGCCAACAAACCGGGGAACAAGCGATGA